One Branchiostoma lanceolatum isolate klBraLanc5 chromosome 18, klBraLanc5.hap2, whole genome shotgun sequence DNA window includes the following coding sequences:
- the LOC136423832 gene encoding uncharacterized protein isoform X1: MQREVSLSEQVARVRSAAMFHWSGMSPWQRNCPSISGGRTGFHAYSMHWGSPQAEYAVQCWESFSTTNFPTRRTHQLSNANQLREESNLSENPAGSNWETCLNFSQPLIECKPEKWTGLPSCRYTSDGAIHPLTSMETVAGRQSTGPVQLEEPTVMEEGTGNGTGLDSPGGNNQGHRPPENKHDGEPDQVIVDSPVVEEATEVVTTSSIVEVQALSEQIPESNNSQHHNNHRRKQQNPRASKYQPQHPAGTENIQQGLHWAAVETQVLSPASMMHQLYIAVPQSSGPMDEEDEVDVVLVKPAGSLTKRERDKLKKRELRSNPIYREKEKERARERMRLKRADPNFRAVEREKDRKRRRLARQRNELLRRFEHNKIRTLNGIDPTDLPVTTCQDNSPGLYIP, encoded by the exons ATGCAGAGGGAAGTTTCCCTGTCGGAGCAGGTGGCTCGGGTCAGGTCTGCCGCTATGTTCCACTGGAGTGGGATGTCACCGTGGCAAAGAAACTGCCCCTCTATTTCTGGAGGACGGACAGGGTTTCATGCCTATTCCATGCACTGGGGCTCCCCCCAAGCCGAGTATGCCGTCCAGTGCTGGGAGTCTTTCTCAACTACAAACTTTCCTACCAGGAGGACTCACCAATTGTCTAATGCAAACCAGCTGAGAGAGGAGAGCAATCTGTCTGAAAACCCTGCTGGATCCAACTGGGAAACTTGCCTTAACTTCTCCCAACCTCT TATTGAGTGCAAGCCAGAGAAGTGGACAGGGCTCCCCAG TTGCAGATACACCAGTGATGGTGCCATCCACCCCCTCACCAGTATGGAGACTGTGGCCGGGAGGCAGTCCACAGGGCCGGTGCAGCTGGAGGAGCCCACTGTGATGGAGGAGGGCACCGGCAATGGCACCGGACTGGACTCTCCTGGAGGCAACAACCAAGGGCACAGACCACCTGAAA atAAACATGATGGTGAACCAGACCAGGTTATCGTAGACAGTCCTGTCGTAGAAGAGGCAACAGAAG TTGTGACTACCAGCTCCATTGTAGAAGTCCAGGCTCTATCAGAACAGATCCCAGAGTCCAACAACTCACAACATCACAACAACCACAGGAGGAAACAGCAGAACCCACGGGCTAGCAAATATCAGCCCCAGCACCCTGCTGGGACAGAGAACATTCAGCAGGGCCTACACTGGGCTGCAGTGGAAACACA GGTCCTGTCTCCAGCCAGCATGATGCACCAGCTGTACATCGCAGTCCCACAGTCCTCTGGGCCCATGGATGAGGAGGATGAGGTTGATGTTGTCTTAGTTAAACCAGCTGGTTCGCTCACCAAGAGGGAGAGGGACAAACTAAAGAAGCGCGAGCTGAGATCCAACCCAATCTACAG GGAGAAGGAAAAGGAGAGAGCGAGGGAAAGAATGAGGCTGAAGCGAGCTGATCCAAATTTCCGTGCAGTGGAACGTGAAAAGGACAGAAAACGGCGGCGTCTTGCCAGACAAAGGAATGAACTGCtgagaagatttgaacacaacAAGATCAGGACATTAAATGGCATTGACCCAACTGATCTACCTGTAACTACCTGTCAGGACAACTCACCTGGACTATATATACCATGA
- the LOC136423832 gene encoding uncharacterized protein isoform X2 — METVAGRQSTGPVQLEEPTVMEEGTGNGTGLDSPGGNNQGHRPPENKHDGEPDQVIVDSPVVEEATEVVTTSSIVEVQALSEQIPESNNSQHHNNHRRKQQNPRASKYQPQHPAGTENIQQGLHWAAVETQVLSPASMMHQLYIAVPQSSGPMDEEDEVDVVLVKPAGSLTKRERDKLKKRELRSNPIYREKEKERARERMRLKRADPNFRAVEREKDRKRRRLARQRNELLRRFEHNKIRTLNGIDPTDLPVTTCQDNSPGLYIP; from the exons ATGGAGACTGTGGCCGGGAGGCAGTCCACAGGGCCGGTGCAGCTGGAGGAGCCCACTGTGATGGAGGAGGGCACCGGCAATGGCACCGGACTGGACTCTCCTGGAGGCAACAACCAAGGGCACAGACCACCTGAAA atAAACATGATGGTGAACCAGACCAGGTTATCGTAGACAGTCCTGTCGTAGAAGAGGCAACAGAAG TTGTGACTACCAGCTCCATTGTAGAAGTCCAGGCTCTATCAGAACAGATCCCAGAGTCCAACAACTCACAACATCACAACAACCACAGGAGGAAACAGCAGAACCCACGGGCTAGCAAATATCAGCCCCAGCACCCTGCTGGGACAGAGAACATTCAGCAGGGCCTACACTGGGCTGCAGTGGAAACACA GGTCCTGTCTCCAGCCAGCATGATGCACCAGCTGTACATCGCAGTCCCACAGTCCTCTGGGCCCATGGATGAGGAGGATGAGGTTGATGTTGTCTTAGTTAAACCAGCTGGTTCGCTCACCAAGAGGGAGAGGGACAAACTAAAGAAGCGCGAGCTGAGATCCAACCCAATCTACAG GGAGAAGGAAAAGGAGAGAGCGAGGGAAAGAATGAGGCTGAAGCGAGCTGATCCAAATTTCCGTGCAGTGGAACGTGAAAAGGACAGAAAACGGCGGCGTCTTGCCAGACAAAGGAATGAACTGCtgagaagatttgaacacaacAAGATCAGGACATTAAATGGCATTGACCCAACTGATCTACCTGTAACTACCTGTCAGGACAACTCACCTGGACTATATATACCATGA